Proteins encoded within one genomic window of Coleofasciculus chthonoplastes PCC 7420:
- a CDS encoding glycosyltransferase, producing the protein MRIAFIVCQFPLLSETFILNQITGLIDRGHEVDIYADHLENTVKVHPDVETYRLLERTYQLIQVPDNLIWRVLKGIGLFVVNFCKSPRLLLKSLNISQYGLQAASLWLMYSAISLINKQPYDIIHCQFGTQGYRGMFFKNILQPTPKLIVMFRGHDISRYVQEQGDRVYDEIFKSGDFFLTNCEFFRQRVIQLGGNPEQTAVHRSGLDCRKFQFIPRQLSADGIIHITTTGRLVEKKGIEYAIRAVAQQAQVYPKLEYQIIGDGVLKGNLQTVIQQLNAESFIKLVGWKTEQEIIEILEQSHIFLAPSITAQDGNQDAPINVLKEAMAMGLPVISTYHGGIPELVEDGVSGFLVPECDAEALAEKLGYLIDHPERWIEMGQAGRAYVEQHYDIHQLNDKLVQLYQRLLETDDIAVRSQPVLMEPSHP; encoded by the coding sequence ATGAGAATCGCATTTATTGTCTGTCAATTCCCACTTCTCTCAGAGACTTTTATTTTAAACCAGATCACCGGCTTGATTGATCGAGGTCATGAGGTTGATATTTATGCCGATCATCTGGAAAACACCGTAAAAGTACATCCCGATGTCGAAACGTATCGATTATTAGAACGAACCTATCAGCTTATTCAAGTTCCTGATAATCTGATTTGGCGGGTTCTCAAGGGTATCGGATTATTTGTTGTTAATTTTTGTAAATCGCCTCGATTATTACTGAAATCTCTAAATATTAGCCAATATGGACTACAAGCCGCTAGTTTATGGTTAATGTATTCTGCCATCTCCTTGATCAATAAGCAACCGTATGACATTATCCATTGTCAATTTGGGACGCAAGGCTATCGAGGAATGTTTTTCAAAAATATTTTACAGCCAACGCCAAAGCTGATTGTCATGTTTCGAGGTCATGATATTAGCCGATATGTCCAAGAGCAGGGCGATCGCGTCTATGATGAGATCTTTAAATCCGGCGATTTCTTTCTGACAAACTGCGAGTTTTTTCGGCAGCGTGTGATTCAGTTAGGTGGCAATCCTGAACAAACGGCGGTTCATCGTTCTGGCTTAGATTGCCGTAAATTTCAATTTATTCCCCGTCAGTTAAGCGCTGACGGAATTATTCATATTACCACAACAGGACGCTTGGTGGAGAAAAAGGGAATTGAGTACGCCATCCGTGCTGTAGCTCAACAGGCTCAGGTTTATCCAAAACTGGAATACCAAATCATCGGAGATGGTGTCCTAAAGGGAAACTTGCAAACAGTTATTCAACAGCTTAATGCCGAATCATTCATCAAGTTAGTTGGTTGGAAAACCGAGCAAGAAATCATTGAGATTCTAGAACAATCTCACATCTTTCTCGCTCCTAGCATCACCGCTCAAGATGGTAATCAGGATGCACCCATTAATGTCCTCAAAGAAGCAATGGCAATGGGATTACCAGTAATTAGCACCTATCATGGTGGTATTCCTGAGCTAGTTGAAGATGGCGTTTCTGGCTTTTTAGTCCCTGAGTGTGATGCCGAAGCATTAGCCGAAAAGCTAGGATATTTGATTGATCACCCGGAGCGCTGGATAGAGATGGGACAGGCGGGACGCGCTTATGTCGAGCAACACTATGATATTCATCAATTAAATGACAAGCTAGTTCAGCTTTATCAGCGACTCTTAGAAACAGATGATATAGCCGTGCGATCGCAACCAGTCCTCATGGAACCTAGCCATCCCTAG
- a CDS encoding glycosyltransferase, translating to MESHSHPFVSVIIPVYNDAERLKLCLEALENQTYPKTGYEVIVVDNASDEAADIKGVVAKFSQAIAAYESTPGSYAARNKGISLAKGEVIAFTDADCIPDANWLESGLHRLLNVPNCGLVAGCVELFFQDPQQATPVELYESITAFPQQRLLEQYQGAATANLFTFRRIFDQVGLFNASLRSNGDIDWGKRVYAAGYQQVYADDVCVAHPARRTFKQLYTRTARLAGGIYNRFILPEHSFIQRNKTFARLLVEDLIPPINFIISAFRDSRLTNWNQRFTVCWVFLGVRSISALEKIRLKLGGVPNRG from the coding sequence ATGGAATCTCATTCTCATCCATTTGTATCTGTCATCATTCCCGTCTATAATGACGCCGAGCGTCTGAAACTCTGTTTAGAGGCTCTGGAAAATCAGACCTATCCCAAAACAGGATATGAAGTGATTGTTGTCGATAATGCATCTGATGAAGCCGCAGATATTAAAGGGGTAGTCGCTAAATTTAGTCAAGCGATCGCGGCTTATGAAAGCACTCCCGGTTCTTATGCGGCTCGGAACAAAGGGATATCCTTGGCGAAAGGTGAGGTGATTGCTTTTACCGATGCTGACTGTATTCCCGATGCAAATTGGTTGGAATCAGGACTCCATCGTTTACTGAATGTACCTAATTGTGGCTTAGTGGCGGGTTGTGTGGAACTCTTTTTTCAAGATCCCCAGCAAGCGACTCCAGTTGAGCTGTACGAGAGTATTACGGCTTTCCCTCAACAGCGACTTCTAGAACAGTATCAAGGAGCAGCAACTGCTAATTTGTTTACGTTTCGCCGCATCTTTGATCAGGTGGGACTGTTTAATGCTAGCCTCCGATCTAATGGTGATATCGATTGGGGAAAGCGAGTTTATGCGGCGGGTTACCAGCAAGTTTATGCTGATGACGTGTGTGTCGCACATCCGGCTCGCCGCACGTTTAAGCAACTTTACACCCGTACAGCACGATTAGCCGGAGGAATTTACAACCGTTTCATTCTACCTGAGCATTCTTTTATCCAACGCAATAAGACGTTTGCACGACTCCTAGTCGAAGATTTGATTCCCCCGATTAACTTTATTATTAGCGCCTTTCGCGATTCTCGTTTGACGAATTGGAATCAACGATTTACCGTGTGCTGGGTATTTTTAGGCGTTCGATCAATCAGCGCGTTAGAAAAAATTCGCCTTAAACTGGGTGGTGTTCCTAACCGGGGATAA
- a CDS encoding NAD(P)/FAD-dependent oxidoreductase, with amino-acid sequence MTHHPVVIIGGGPAGLTAGYELLKRGIKPIVLEKADKVGGISRTETYKDYRFDIGGHRFFTKVGEVDRFWHEILEDEFIQVPRLSRIYYQGKFYNYPLSLFNALSNLGIIQSFLILVSYLRAKLRARLNPDFEPETFEEWVIDCFGRRLYRIFFKTYTEKVWGIPCTQIRADWAAQRIQNMSLKRAVINAVFKSQNAKSLIKEFKYPILGPGMMWERCQEKLESQGAPVYLHTTVTRIEREGTRIKRITAKQGDETLQFTGDHFISSMPVTALLYRLDPPPPDYVLEAAKGLKYRDFLIVSLVINQQDLFPDNWIYIHSPEFKVGRIQNFKNWSPAMVPDPSKTCLGMEYFCSEGDQLWELSDVELIELASREAIDLNIGVNQGDVEDGVVIRQHKAYPVYDGEYRKHLQVIQEYIQTFENLQTVGRNGMHRYNNQDHSMLTAMLAVKNILGENHDLWNVNVERSYHEEFTTEESPKKPQQQLVAK; translated from the coding sequence TTGACCCATCATCCAGTGGTAATTATTGGAGGCGGTCCTGCTGGCTTGACGGCGGGTTACGAACTACTCAAACGGGGAATTAAACCCATCGTCTTGGAAAAAGCAGATAAAGTAGGTGGAATTTCCCGCACCGAAACCTACAAAGACTATCGCTTTGACATTGGCGGTCATCGCTTTTTCACTAAAGTTGGTGAAGTCGATCGGTTTTGGCATGAAATTCTAGAAGACGAATTTATCCAAGTCCCGCGTCTTTCCCGCATTTACTATCAGGGCAAGTTTTACAACTATCCCCTTTCTCTATTCAACGCCCTATCCAATCTTGGCATCATTCAAAGTTTCCTAATTCTGGTGAGTTACTTAAGAGCAAAACTCAGGGCTAGATTAAACCCTGATTTTGAGCCAGAAACTTTTGAAGAGTGGGTGATTGACTGCTTTGGGCGTCGCCTCTATAGAATCTTCTTCAAGACTTATACCGAGAAAGTGTGGGGAATTCCTTGTACTCAAATTCGCGCTGACTGGGCAGCACAGCGCATTCAAAATATGTCTCTCAAACGAGCGGTAATCAACGCCGTTTTCAAAAGTCAAAATGCCAAAAGCTTAATTAAAGAATTTAAGTATCCGATTTTGGGACCGGGAATGATGTGGGAACGTTGCCAGGAAAAGCTAGAGAGTCAAGGTGCTCCGGTGTATCTGCATACAACCGTGACTCGCATCGAACGGGAAGGCACTCGGATTAAGAGGATCACGGCAAAACAAGGGGATGAAACACTCCAATTTACAGGCGACCATTTCATTTCTAGTATGCCTGTAACTGCCCTTCTGTATCGACTCGACCCCCCGCCCCCTGACTATGTATTAGAAGCGGCAAAGGGTCTCAAGTATCGGGATTTTCTGATTGTGTCACTGGTTATTAATCAGCAAGATCTATTTCCCGACAACTGGATTTACATTCATAGCCCAGAATTCAAAGTTGGACGCATTCAAAACTTCAAAAATTGGAGTCCAGCAATGGTGCCTGATCCGAGTAAAACCTGCTTGGGGATGGAGTATTTTTGCAGCGAAGGAGATCAACTTTGGGAATTGTCGGATGTTGAGCTGATTGAGTTAGCCAGTCGTGAGGCGATTGATCTAAATATAGGTGTTAATCAGGGTGATGTTGAAGACGGCGTGGTTATCCGTCAACATAAAGCCTATCCCGTTTATGACGGCGAATACCGTAAACATCTTCAAGTCATTCAAGAGTATATCCAGACCTTTGAAAATCTGCAAACCGTGGGTCGCAATGGTATGCACCGATACAACAATCAAGACCACTCCATGCTAACAGCAATGCTAGCCGTGAAAAACATCCTCGGCGAAAATCACGATTTGTGGAATGTCAATGTTGAGCGGTCTTACCACGAGGAGTTTACTACAGAGGAGTCGCCCAAAAAGCCCCAGCAACAGCTTGTGGCAAAGTAA
- the pyk gene encoding pyruvate kinase, translating into MRRTKIICTIGPATASPERLDALIEAGMDVSRLNFSHGSHEFHGQTIQQLRAISSQHRKPLALLQDLCGPKIRLGKLPPDGIKVQTGDEVTFVLNEEGNNPDEIPLPIPTLFAMVRVGEPISINDGRVKLIVTERDTDSIRALVKIGGLLSSKKGVNLPETYLPVTSVTEKDMTDLRFGLQSGIDWVAVSFVRSASDLEPVRRMIEAAGAKTRVIAKIEKREAVENLEEILQVADGIMIARGDLGVETPLDRVPLIQKEITRRCNQLGKPVITATQMLESMINAPDPTRAEATDVANSILDGTDAVMLSGETAVGEYPIAAVEMMNNIAIQTEKALAEGLQTASEFPSCSISTTESVAEAACHIASQLGARGIMCNTSSGGSARLVSKYRPKTPIIAFTPEESTYRQLALSWGVQPYLITPVYNAEQMLTNVVNAAVEMELAEYGDKVVITSGVPIGTPGTTSLIKVHKIGQAIA; encoded by the coding sequence ATGCGTCGCACTAAAATTATCTGTACCATTGGACCGGCTACCGCCTCACCCGAACGCCTCGATGCCTTAATCGAAGCGGGGATGGATGTTTCCCGGTTAAACTTTTCCCACGGTTCCCATGAGTTTCACGGACAGACGATTCAGCAACTCCGAGCAATTAGTAGCCAACATCGCAAACCCCTCGCCTTGCTGCAAGATTTATGCGGACCGAAAATTCGTCTGGGAAAACTGCCTCCCGATGGGATTAAGGTGCAAACGGGTGATGAAGTAACCTTTGTGTTAAATGAGGAAGGCAACAACCCGGATGAGATTCCCTTACCCATTCCCACCCTGTTTGCTATGGTGCGCGTGGGTGAACCGATTTCAATTAATGATGGTCGAGTCAAGCTGATAGTCACGGAACGGGATACAGATAGTATTCGGGCATTGGTGAAAATTGGTGGACTCTTGTCTTCTAAAAAGGGGGTTAACTTACCTGAAACCTATTTACCTGTCACCTCCGTCACCGAAAAAGACATGACCGATTTACGGTTTGGGTTGCAATCGGGTATCGACTGGGTGGCGGTGTCTTTTGTGCGAAGCGCCAGTGATTTAGAACCCGTGCGGCGGATGATTGAAGCCGCAGGCGCGAAAACCCGTGTGATTGCCAAAATTGAAAAACGGGAAGCGGTGGAAAACTTAGAGGAAATCCTCCAGGTTGCGGATGGAATTATGATTGCTCGCGGTGACTTGGGGGTAGAGACGCCATTGGATCGGGTACCTTTAATTCAAAAAGAAATTACTCGTCGCTGCAACCAACTCGGTAAACCTGTGATTACAGCCACCCAGATGCTAGAGTCAATGATCAACGCTCCTGATCCGACGCGGGCTGAAGCCACAGATGTCGCCAACTCAATTTTAGATGGGACGGATGCGGTAATGCTTTCGGGTGAAACCGCCGTGGGAGAATATCCCATCGCTGCTGTGGAAATGATGAACAATATAGCTATCCAGACGGAAAAAGCCCTAGCCGAAGGATTGCAAACCGCGTCAGAGTTTCCCAGTTGCAGTATTAGCACCACCGAATCCGTAGCCGAAGCCGCTTGTCATATTGCCAGTCAATTAGGCGCACGGGGAATTATGTGCAACACCTCATCCGGCGGTTCCGCCCGACTGGTGTCTAAGTATCGCCCCAAAACCCCGATTATTGCCTTTACGCCAGAAGAAAGTACCTATCGTCAGTTGGCTTTGTCTTGGGGAGTGCAACCTTATCTGATTACCCCTGTATACAATGCCGAACAGATGTTAACTAATGTGGTAAATGCTGCGGTGGAGATGGAGTTAGCCGAATACGGGGACAAAGTGGTAATTACCTCCGGTGTTCCCATTGGTACGCCAGGAACCACGAGTCTGATCAAAGTCCACAAGATTGGACAGGCGATCGCCTAA
- the tal gene encoding transaldolase, with protein MANNPIFKIKEYGQSIWMDYLDRQLIESGELKNKIETRGISGITSNPKSFAKAVSNNRVYDSDIEAGIKGGKSTSEIYESLIFEDIRNACDIFRPIYDESGGTDGFVSIEVSPHLARDTQRTVEEARRFFRAIDRDNVFIKIPGTKEGFPAIEQAISEGINVNITLLFSVESYVESAWAYVRGLEARVAAGKPIENIASVASFFLSRIDTKVDNRIDERLKRIGTEELNEEARLRELKGKVAIANAKVAYQRFKEIIESDRFKALAEQGANIQRVLWASTSTKNPDYSDVMYVNELIGPNTVNTLPPDTIEACADHADVAPNRVETEADKAQKTLESLGEPDIQIDYDQVMAELVEEGIEKFAKPFDSLMKSIEEKAEQLTPV; from the coding sequence ATGGCTAATAATCCAATTTTCAAAATTAAAGAATACGGTCAAAGTATCTGGATGGATTATCTGGATCGCCAGCTAATCGAATCCGGTGAATTGAAAAACAAGATTGAGACTCGTGGAATCAGCGGGATTACTTCAAATCCCAAGTCCTTTGCTAAGGCGGTGTCGAATAACCGAGTTTACGATAGCGATATCGAAGCGGGGATCAAAGGCGGAAAATCTACATCAGAGATTTACGAATCCCTGATCTTTGAAGATATCCGCAACGCCTGCGACATCTTCCGCCCTATCTACGATGAGTCTGGCGGAACCGACGGCTTTGTCAGTATTGAAGTCTCCCCTCACTTAGCGCGGGATACCCAACGCACGGTTGAAGAAGCTCGACGCTTTTTCCGCGCCATTGACCGGGATAATGTGTTTATTAAAATTCCGGGAACGAAAGAAGGATTCCCGGCGATTGAACAGGCAATTTCTGAAGGGATTAACGTTAATATCACTCTCCTGTTTTCCGTGGAGAGTTACGTGGAATCGGCTTGGGCTTATGTTCGTGGCTTAGAAGCACGAGTTGCTGCTGGTAAACCGATTGAGAATATTGCGTCAGTAGCGAGTTTCTTCCTCAGTCGCATCGATACTAAGGTTGATAATCGCATTGATGAGAGACTCAAGCGGATTGGTACAGAGGAATTGAATGAAGAAGCCCGCTTACGGGAACTGAAAGGAAAAGTCGCGATCGCGAATGCTAAGGTTGCCTATCAACGGTTCAAGGAAATTATCGAGAGCGATCGCTTTAAAGCCCTAGCTGAACAAGGAGCAAATATACAACGGGTGCTCTGGGCAAGTACCAGCACTAAAAATCCGGACTACAGTGATGTCATGTATGTGAATGAGTTGATTGGTCCGAACACGGTGAATACTCTACCCCCGGACACAATTGAAGCTTGTGCTGATCATGCTGATGTCGCCCCCAATCGGGTAGAAACTGAGGCTGATAAAGCGCAGAAGACGCTGGAAAGTCTGGGTGAACCTGATATTCAGATCGACTATGACCAAGTTATGGCAGAACTGGTTGAGGAAGGGATTGAAAAGTTTGCGAAACCCTTTGATTCGTTGATGAAATCGATTGAAGAGAAAGCTGAACAGCTTACGCCAGTTTAA
- a CDS encoding AMP-dependent synthetase/ligase, producing the protein MNAPAIAIASKPTPPERQNLEHQADYNTISALPQVWSLAAQRFGDTVALENPYAKPEVKLTFAQMWQQIQQFAAGLQALGVSAGDRVALFSENSSRWFVADQGIMTTGAVDVVRSSQAEQEELLYILKDSEATALVVENQDTLTKLDQHLHDLPIQLVILLSDQEPDAESELNILNFPQVLERGKNHTFQPIEQAPDTLATLVYTSGTTGKPKGVMLSHGNLLHQVTSLGAIVQLEAGDRVLSILPTWHVYERAIEYFALSQGCTLIYTTLRHVKRDLNAQHPNYFVSVPRLLESIYETVQKQLSKESARKQRLVNILFSISDRFIKARRLVHGLSLEHQQPSGFQRLWARLQWLTLVLIHVLADQFIYQKIREQIGANLKQTICGGGALSQKLDDFYEIIGIEVLEGYGLTETSPVLTARRSWHNLRGSAGKPILETEIRIVDPDTRETLLQGEKGLVWARGSQIMQGYYRNPEATDKVIDAQGWFNTEDLGWLTVQEDLVLTGRAKDTIVLSNGENVEPKPIENACMRSRYIDQMVVVGQDQRSLGALIVPNFDNLQGWAAENQYHLQLPDGESASGEETIDLNSKPVQEFFRQEINREAKNRPGYNPNDRIGVFRLISEPFSQENGMLTQTLKVKRHVVREQYQDLIDEMFA; encoded by the coding sequence ATGAATGCCCCAGCTATTGCGATCGCGTCTAAACCCACGCCCCCAGAACGCCAAAATCTGGAACACCAAGCCGATTACAACACCATATCAGCATTACCCCAAGTTTGGTCGTTAGCCGCCCAGCGATTTGGGGATACTGTCGCCTTAGAAAACCCTTACGCCAAACCCGAAGTCAAGCTAACCTTTGCCCAGATGTGGCAGCAAATTCAGCAGTTTGCGGCTGGATTACAAGCATTAGGCGTCTCGGCGGGCGATCGGGTAGCTTTGTTTTCGGAAAATAGTTCCCGCTGGTTTGTGGCTGACCAAGGTATTATGACCACTGGGGCGGTTGATGTGGTGCGGAGTTCTCAAGCTGAACAAGAGGAACTTCTCTATATCCTTAAAGATAGCGAAGCGACTGCCTTAGTTGTGGAAAATCAGGATACCTTAACTAAGCTGGATCAGCATTTGCATGATTTGCCGATTCAACTGGTTATTTTATTATCCGATCAGGAACCCGACGCTGAGTCGGAGTTGAATATCCTCAATTTTCCCCAGGTGTTGGAACGGGGAAAAAATCACACATTCCAACCGATTGAACAAGCCCCTGACACCCTCGCTACCCTAGTTTACACGTCTGGCACCACCGGGAAACCCAAGGGCGTTATGCTGAGTCATGGCAACCTATTGCATCAAGTCACTAGCTTGGGTGCAATTGTACAGCTAGAAGCAGGCGATCGCGTCTTGAGTATTCTCCCCACTTGGCATGTCTATGAACGCGCTATTGAATACTTTGCCCTCTCCCAAGGCTGTACCCTGATTTATACCACGCTGCGCCATGTTAAGCGGGATCTGAATGCCCAACACCCTAACTATTTTGTCTCGGTTCCCCGTTTATTGGAATCGATTTATGAGACGGTGCAAAAGCAGTTAAGTAAGGAATCTGCCCGCAAACAGCGCCTAGTTAATATCCTATTCTCGATTAGCGATCGCTTTATTAAAGCCCGTCGCCTTGTCCATGGCTTAAGTTTAGAACATCAGCAGCCTTCTGGATTCCAACGTCTCTGGGCTAGACTGCAATGGTTGACATTGGTTCTGATTCATGTATTAGCTGACCAATTCATCTATCAGAAAATTCGCGAACAAATCGGTGCAAACTTAAAGCAAACCATCTGTGGTGGTGGCGCACTTTCCCAGAAATTAGATGATTTTTATGAAATAATTGGCATTGAGGTACTCGAAGGCTATGGTTTAACCGAAACCTCGCCCGTTTTAACTGCCCGTCGTTCTTGGCATAACCTCCGGGGTTCTGCGGGTAAACCGATTCTAGAGACAGAAATTCGTATTGTTGATCCAGACACCAGAGAAACCCTTCTCCAAGGAGAAAAAGGATTAGTTTGGGCGCGGGGATCTCAAATCATGCAAGGTTATTATCGCAACCCAGAAGCCACGGATAAAGTAATTGATGCCCAAGGATGGTTTAATACCGAAGACTTAGGCTGGTTAACGGTTCAAGAGGACTTAGTTTTAACCGGACGGGCAAAGGATACAATTGTCCTAAGTAATGGTGAGAATGTCGAACCGAAACCGATTGAAAATGCCTGTATGCGGAGTCGTTATATTGATCAGATGGTGGTGGTGGGTCAAGATCAGAGATCGCTAGGCGCTTTAATTGTACCAAATTTCGATAACTTACAGGGGTGGGCGGCTGAAAATCAGTATCACCTGCAACTCCCGGATGGGGAATCTGCTTCCGGTGAGGAAACGATTGACTTAAATAGCAAACCTGTTCAGGAATTTTTCCGCCAAGAAATCAATCGAGAAGCGAAAAACCGTCCTGGTTATAATCCCAATGACAGAATTGGTGTATTTCGTCTGATTTCAGAACCCTTTTCTCAAGAAAATGGCATGTTAACTCAGACGCTAAAAGTTAAGCGTCATGTTGTTAGAGAACAGTATCAAGATTTGATTGATGAGATGTTTGCTTAA
- a CDS encoding alanine/glycine:cation symporter family protein yields MQFLTLGIFSISVLWLISGAVFFTLRMKFINIRGFWHAIEVLRGKYDDPTEAGEVSHFQALATALSATVGLGNIAGVAIAISLGGPGAVVWMTLGGLFGMTSKFVECTLGQKYRVIKPDGTVAGGPMYYLSAGLAEMGHQNLGKVLAVIFSILGIGGAFGGASMFQANQSYAAITTVVPWFVGRSWLYGLILVTFVGMVIIGGIKRIGQVAGAIVPAMCVIYFVAALWILVTNFMDIPGAMLTIVNGALSPEAVEGGVFGVMIQGLRRSAFSNEAGVGSAAIAHSAARTQEPVREGIVALLEPFIDTVVICNMTALVIVITGVYRNPEFTQLSGAEVTSVAFGTAISWFPLMLAIAIFFFAFSTMISWSYYGERCWDYLFGQNNLILYKVLFILAVFTGAVLSSGVVINFSDGMLIAMSFPNLLGAYFLSGQVAGDLDKYMRQLNKGLATAQ; encoded by the coding sequence GTGCAGTTTTTGACCCTAGGTATTTTTTCGATCAGTGTCCTTTGGCTGATTAGCGGTGCAGTTTTCTTTACCCTGCGGATGAAATTTATTAACATCCGGGGCTTTTGGCACGCAATTGAGGTGTTACGAGGAAAGTATGATGATCCGACAGAAGCCGGGGAGGTGTCTCATTTTCAAGCCCTGGCAACGGCGCTTTCGGCTACTGTGGGATTGGGTAATATTGCTGGAGTCGCGATCGCAATCAGTTTAGGGGGTCCCGGTGCGGTGGTGTGGATGACGCTGGGGGGACTGTTTGGGATGACGAGTAAGTTTGTTGAATGTACCCTGGGTCAGAAATATCGCGTAATTAAACCCGATGGTACGGTGGCTGGGGGTCCAATGTACTATTTGTCGGCGGGTTTGGCGGAAATGGGACATCAGAACCTGGGAAAAGTGTTGGCGGTTATTTTCTCGATTCTGGGTATTGGTGGCGCATTTGGCGGCGCAAGTATGTTTCAGGCGAACCAATCTTATGCGGCGATAACTACCGTTGTACCCTGGTTTGTGGGGCGCAGTTGGCTTTATGGCTTGATTCTGGTTACTTTCGTGGGAATGGTGATTATTGGTGGGATTAAACGGATTGGTCAAGTGGCGGGTGCGATTGTCCCGGCGATGTGTGTGATTTACTTTGTGGCGGCGCTGTGGATTCTGGTGACGAATTTTATGGATATTCCTGGCGCGATGCTGACGATTGTTAACGGCGCATTATCTCCAGAGGCGGTGGAGGGGGGAGTGTTTGGCGTGATGATTCAAGGATTACGGCGTTCAGCATTTTCTAATGAAGCGGGGGTGGGTTCAGCCGCGATCGCCCATTCCGCCGCCAGAACCCAAGAACCTGTGCGGGAGGGGATTGTCGCTCTCTTAGAACCGTTTATTGATACAGTAGTAATTTGTAATATGACGGCGTTAGTGATTGTGATTACAGGCGTCTATCGCAATCCCGAATTTACTCAACTCAGTGGCGCGGAAGTCACCTCAGTCGCCTTTGGAACAGCGATTTCCTGGTTTCCCCTGATGCTTGCGATCGCGATTTTCTTTTTTGCTTTCTCGACGATGATTTCCTGGAGTTATTACGGCGAACGCTGTTGGGATTATTTATTTGGACAGAATAATTTAATACTCTATAAGGTGTTGTTTATCCTGGCGGTTTTTACGGGGGCGGTTTTAAGTTCCGGTGTGGTGATTAATTTTAGCGATGGTATGTTAATCGCCATGTCGTTTCCCAATTTACTCGGCGCTTATTTTTTATCGGGTCAAGTGGCTGGGGATTTAGATAAGTATATGCGGCAATTAAATAAAGGATTGGCTACAGCGCAATAA
- a CDS encoding RRXRR domain-containing protein, with amino-acid sequence MNRVPVVSKEGKPLMPTKPSRSRRWVKEGKAVGKWSDLGVYYVQLTTPPSAEEMQPISVGVDPGKSYSGIGVQSAKYTLLQLHLILPFGRVKKRMETRAMLRRSRRGRRINRNVPFKQRNHRQCRFDNRKQCKLPPSIKASRQLELRVVKELAAIFPVAAIGYERVKADIDQTKRKRAKSGKAFSPVMVGQNWAISQMEKIAPVYVRRGWQKDGNGTFQLRTQLGLEKDKTNKSIAKPETHAVDGVTLACGYFVKYVPFVGFNSHGYAHKGSVNVTSSPFKIITRPGAVKRGKEYGFFRRQLHFEVPDKSGDRKRKGGTITPFGVRIGDLVRAEKAGKSYIGYVSGFTDTKKTKNISVCDYTWKRIGQFVPSKVELIRRSNGLCVA; translated from the coding sequence ATGAATCGTGTTCCAGTAGTTAGCAAAGAAGGAAAACCGCTGATGCCTACTAAGCCCTCCAGGTCTAGACGGTGGGTCAAAGAAGGTAAAGCAGTGGGGAAATGGTCCGATTTGGGTGTCTATTATGTCCAACTCACCACACCACCATCGGCTGAGGAGATGCAGCCCATTTCTGTTGGAGTCGATCCGGGCAAATCTTATTCCGGTATCGGTGTCCAGTCAGCTAAATACACCCTGCTACAACTACACCTCATCCTCCCATTTGGGCGGGTGAAGAAACGGATGGAAACCCGCGCCATGTTACGACGGTCTCGTCGGGGACGAAGAATCAATCGGAATGTCCCGTTCAAACAGCGCAACCATCGACAATGCAGGTTCGATAACCGCAAACAATGTAAACTTCCCCCATCCATTAAAGCCTCACGACAACTGGAGTTAAGGGTAGTTAAAGAGTTGGCGGCTATTTTTCCAGTAGCGGCGATTGGTTATGAGCGGGTTAAAGCTGATATAGACCAAACCAAGCGCAAACGCGCCAAGTCTGGGAAAGCTTTCTCCCCGGTGATGGTTGGTCAGAATTGGGCAATATCCCAGATGGAGAAAATCGCCCCTGTCTATGTCCGGCGCGGTTGGCAAAAGGACGGGAATGGCACATTCCAACTCCGAACCCAACTAGGGCTAGAGAAAGATAAGACCAACAAGTCCATAGCTAAACCGGAAACCCATGCGGTTGATGGGGTGACGTTGGCTTGTGGGTATTTTGTCAAATATGTGCCATTTGTTGGTTTTAACTCCCATGGTTATGCCCACAAGGGCAGTGTTAACGTGACTTCTTCCCCATTCAAAATTATCACCCGTCCTGGTGCTGTGAAGCGGGGAAAAGAGTATGGCTTTTTCCGTCGCCAACTGCATTTTGAAGTCCCAGATAAGTCGGGAGACAGAAAGCGTAAAGGCGGGACAATCACACCATTTGGAGTAAGGATTGGCGATTTGGTCAGAGCAGAGAAAGCTGGGAAGTCTTACATTGGTTACGTCAGCGGATTCACTGATACCAAAAAGACTAAAAATATTTCCGTTTGTGACTACACCTGGAAGCGCATCGGGCAGTTTGTTCCCAGTAAAGTCGAGCTAATCAGGAGGAGTAACGGTCTATGCGTAGCGTAA